From the Erpetoichthys calabaricus chromosome 12, fErpCal1.3, whole genome shotgun sequence genome, the window aaaaaaacatacaattagaaataaaataaatgaacataaataaaataaataataaatagataataaatgttacataatcacaatgaggaaaccatcagtaatACTGAAGGTGCTAAGTAAAGTGAGAGTCCCCAACCACCAAATGCTGAGGAAAATCGACTGGCTATGAATTGTCTAATTTGAGACATCATCACCTCaagttcatgaatcaaatggtGTTGAGGTGAAAACGGACAAGAAACAATAACATATTAAGAACACAAAGACTACTGGATGGCTTGAACTGCACACTACATGTCTGGTAGCACATCAGTTACAACACAGCTTGGTGTTTGGTGCTCATTGTGATGTcagttaacaatttaaaaaatcttcttcttcttcttcttcttatggcAGCTTCCATtagggggttgccacagctgatcatctcttccatatctttctgtcctctgcatcttgttctgttacaacccatcacctgcatgtcctctctcaccacatctataaccttcgcttaggccttctcttttcctcttccctggcagctcattGGTGCTCATTGTGGTGTcagttaacaatttaaaaaatgattttcagtATTTGTGTTTATCCACACTAAGACACTGGGCCTGTTTGAAGCAGGAGCAGCACACTTGTGAATATCCCATCAAGTGAAAGGagtaaactgacttccttcctaGTGTTTTCAAGTTTACTGCAGTCATCCAtagtgaaaggtgaaaatcaagAAGCAGCGAAATATTGTGAATGATATGTTCCTGCCATTGacctatttttctttcttttcttctaaaaCGTTACTGGAATTACTTTACCTGTTCTTTGCTtccagagaacactgcagggccaattggtccagCCCCAAACAGACCATTTCATGCACTATAAGCAGCAACATTTTTGGTTCAGAAGTTAAAGCTGGGGATTGTTATAAAAAATTTAACAATAAGTCAATTGACTGGGTAAATCTTATTAGATTAATTATTTGCATTGGCATTAGGgattatttgctgtttttatcaCAGTGTTGAAATTTTTTAATCATCATCATAGAGATTTCATTTCCGCTCTTTCTGGTGTTTTGATTATTTAAGCTGTTATCTACCAGTGATGATGCTAGCAGGTCTGTTTCTCTTCCACTTGTCGTCGTCAATATCAGGATAAGTAAAGGGGTAAACGTCACAGAAACGAAATATAAGAACTTAAACCTAttgtaaaaacacaaatattttatataaatgtaaatctcacattACAGCGCTTTTCTGGAAGTAGAATAAtagatgaagaagagaaaaagaccagctaattaaacaactggaggTAAAATAACTCATTGACTGTGAAACTGTTTGAAACAAAACTCTGAAACTACTGATGTGAGCATTTCAAAAGCACCAAAAAAAACCTAAACCTTACAGTCAAGTGAAAGCAGCAGAATCGAGGaggattttaaaaaatgcttttctgCAAAGCAGACTTTGGAGTGTTCTTGTCTTCAGGATATTTTGAGAATCTGCAATTCTGAGttaaaaatgaagcacaagtaaaataaaaatcaaaacaaaatcagtttgataaaattaacagttttgagTGCTGGCAGAGGAAAGTAAAGATCAAAGATGAGGGGACTTCAATTGAAAGCCGTTTTCTGTAGTTAGGAGATGGGACGGAATTAAAATAAGCAGCTAATGAGATTCCCTATGCAGTGTTTGTGGTATCAGGTCAATGTCAAATACGAACATTACATGAAGCATTAAATACTTGTTGTAACTATTAAGAATGCTCTGTAAgtcttgtttattttcatttttattcatttatttttatttcaaagtaatagaaaagaaataatacGATTAATGAGATCTTCTTTTAAATAGACGAACTCGTGCGCGCCTCTGCGCTTCAATTAGCGGCTTCTCCAGCTGGCAGGACTCACGTGCTCAGGGGGCGGAGTCTCCGTCTGTTCATAAAGAGGGCGAAGCCAGTCAGGTAACAGCAGTCCGCTTCTCGCCGTCTGGTCTGGTAGTTTCAGCAGAACGTAGTGTCCTCAAGATGAGTGCTTGTGAGGCTGATTATAAGACTGTGTTCTCTTTCTGGACTCCCGTGGAGGCTGATCCCAGATGCTATGGAGAGATTATTCTCCTACGGTAAACTTTTTTTGTGTTTGAGAACtttgacttttatatttttaagcctTAAAGACTTAATTTTTAAGACTTTATAGctgaatttttttcattgttctaTTTTAGCATTAAAAGTGCAGGTTGTGTAATTTATCATCTGACAGACTTGGTGATCTAATGGTCAAGTGTAGGTTGCTTATTTCATCACGAATGTTATCTTTGTAGCTTTATCAACCCTCCTCTATTAATGCAGAAATTCCATTGTGTATCTTGCTGTTGGGTGAATATTAATTCAATGTAACCCATGGCTAAAGGTTTGGATTGGATATTACGTGACTTTAAGATTTAGTTGCTCACTGGTGTGTTCCAAGCACAGAAAAGGTGCTAAAATGGCTGAGTGATGGTATAGTGGAACCCTTTTCcttattgttactatttaatAGCTTAGTGTGTGGCTTTTTTAAATCTTGAAGTACTAAATACCCTTCCCCAGAAAAGTTGCTCTTTGTCAAGTAGTGACTAGTGGAAGAACCACACAACCTAGTAAAGTACTAAAATTTATATTTCGGGATGGTCTTAATGGTGCcagaaaaatgtatatttgaagCCATTAGGATTTTAAGATGGTCTTAATAGGGCAGGACGATAGACTGCATCTAAACTGATGGATGTAATGGTATTAATTTCCCCTCTCTGTATCTTCAGCTTGTTTGAGACCCATCCAGATGTTCAGAAGCTGTTCCCCAAGTTTGTTGACCTTTCCAAAGAACAGCTGCAGAACAATCCTGGTGTCCAGGCCCATGGGGAAATTGTGGTTTGCAAGCTGACAGAAATCCTGAAATCAAATGGGAAATGCAAGGAAATCATCAAGGCTCTAGCAGAAAGTCATGCCAAGCAGCACAAGATCCCTCTGGTTAACTTTAAGGTACTGCTCTCCCTACTGGATTTAAAGGCTTGATCTGATTGATGCCCTTGCTCTGAAAAAGTTGACTGTTTTCTTTCTGACTGGGGTGTAATTTGGTGTTCTAGCCATGTCAAAGCGTAGACTTTAGAAGTCTTTTTTCCATATCCTCTATAATGCAATTTCATATGCCAATGGAGCATCTAGGGATGCCTTTAAACACCTTTTTTAAATTCAATGGTGTCCCCTGAGAGTCTGATCTTTAATTACTCTAACATGCTGAACCATGTATAGCCTTGATTTAAAGACCATCTGTTGTGTACAAGGCAGTGATCAGTTTACCTGGCATAGCTCAATTTTCTTGCTCTCAAATGTCTGTAGCTGTGAAGGTTTAAGTAGACTGTACCAAATTCCAGGTGTCCactctattttatttaaaaaaaaaaaatgtttttgcttacTCTGTACATGCTCTTGCCACTCCTTTGCAAAATGAGCTCCATTTCTGTATTTTCCACATCTGTACTCTAATACTGTATCATTATGAGCCAACAATTTAACGTAAAAACTTGCATTAAAGTCTACCAAGTCAAAATGGGATAACACTTTAGTTTTGGACTAAGTAGTTACTCCTTTCTGGAAGGAACCCCTTTTGACTGTTACTGGATAGAGTCGGCAGTTTGCTTTGGTTGTATCCAAGGTATTAAGACTGGCATGACATGTAGCTGTTTGTTACCTGCTTCCATAAGCTGGCAGTTAGCCTCATTAGCTCAAACTACTGAAAAGGGCTGGCAATAATTTGTCATTTTCCTTTACAGATCATCAGTGATGTCATTGTGACAGTGGCAACAGAGAAGCTTGATGGCTTTGGTCCTGATGCTCAAACAGCCCTGAAGAATGTGCTGAAGACGTTTCAGATTGAGTTGGAAGTTTTTCTATGATGAGCTTGGATTTAAACCATAGTTTAAATTTTTGTATCCACTGCTTCAGTCTGTTGCTTTTTGAGCTCTGGTTTGTATTAAAGTACTTAAAGTGACTGCTGCTTGGTtctttctatttatatattttctatttcATTCTGGAGAATGACAATATCGGTTTTTGTCCAGGCAGCTTCTACCATATGGGGGGTAGCTATCCTGGTTATGACTACAATAGCAGTAGAAACAATTGGACTTGGAACCCaatgtgtgatggactggtgttttCAGCTACAGTCTGGGTCAATGATTTGTGGTTTGGTGGGATTTCTCAGCCCCTGTAATGTGTTGAATATACATGTGACATGAtgggaaaatgtataaaattgaCATAATCGGTACTTGTGACATTTACTGTTCCAACATTGTGTAATGTTGGTCACTAGTATTCAAAATTCCTCCCCTCTGCAGTCATTCTACTGTAGGTTTCCAGGTAACATTGTGCACAATTTTGGCTTATTGTTAAAGGTTTCCCTGTCAGCTGAAGCATTCCATTGCTGCTACAGTGATAACTTCCTGTGtatttcttcttctcctccattaTCCCAGAGTTGTAATCCTCCATAAATGAAATGGGTCCCTTTTGGCAATGTTAACTTGCACCTGGCAGTTGTCTGCTATGATGATCAGCTGGTCGGGTGCTCATTCCATTCATTGGGGCCTAACCTAAAGCGAGTCAGTTGGTAGCATCAAGCTTTCAATCAGTTGCTTCAGACTGTAACGCAATTGGATGGCAGCTTTTGAACAATTGGCTCCCCAACCAGCCACACTGTACTCTGGCTACATGTCAAAGGTGCAGACAAATTTGCCACCatgtaattactgaaatgttaatttCAAATGCAAGCAGACAAAATGTTGACGCCAATTATAATTGGGCAGGAAGTATATAGGAAGTAAAACTCTTTACCATAAAAGATAGTAGTTAAACAAAgcaaaaccaattttttttttttttttaagactataCAAAATGGCAGGCAACAAAGTATGAGAATTTATGAAAATCATAATTGATCTGCAGCTAATACAGAAAGAACCAATATCTGATGCTGAAACAACACTGAAAGCTGGCAAACTGTCCCATCTGAAGGTggtggtttgtttttttaagccattAAGTGCCATCCTAATGTGGGGTCCTTGAGGACCTTCTCTGGTTTGGTTGGAAACTTCAGTATAGTGCAGTTGGGTGTCTACCAAAACCCTTTAATTCTTCATAAGGGTCTCCGCAAATCCTACTTGATACGTAATGTTGTTTTGTGCCTAATGACAAAGGAAATGGCAGTGTGGGGTATTTGAAGGGCAGGCTGACTTTAGCGTTGACAGGTCTGAATGTTTGTTTGCACCCCTCCTCCACTTTGGGTTTTTATGTACTTCAGTGAGTGTTCCTCTGCCAAACTCCTCAAGGTGATGGGATGGCCAGGTTAGTctgtgaaaatgtaataaaaagaacTGCACCTCCATCTCATACCACTCAAATGCAGTTCATTTAACTTTGATATGTAACCTTTCATTTTGCTAATCATTCATGTTCAAGTGTGTGTATCATGATGTGTGCTTAAAATTGTGTTTACTTTTGTACTTCAACTGAACATACACATTATTGAGCATGATGTGTTAAGCAGGTCACTAGTGGTTTTTGATGCTTTCTTATTCAGATATCTTTGGAAATGCCTAAATGTGTCCAGTTGTGTAAAGTTGGTGCTCGGCAAGTATGAGTTCTGAGTTTGTGTGGAATGCAGCAAAAGAGGGGAGGGAAAGGGGTCCTTTGTCTGGGTTTGTTTCGTGCATCTTTTCTTCTGTAGGGGCTTCATTGTCCGCCACATTGTGTCTGCATCGGTGACTGTAGAAATGGACTGCATGTTGATGCTGGAGCTGCTTGAAGCCATGATGCCAACCTTCTCTTGACTGTCTTTAGGTCATTCTCGTAACTCTAAATTGCAATATTTGCGACTTGTTCAAAGTACTTATTTAAATCACTTGATTTACTTGTTTCAAATGTCCATGTAATCCAGATCGTTTTGGAGGATCTTTTTCTACCTGAACTCGTGGTGCAGATGTGATTTATAGTGAATTCTCTTTGATTTACACTTCTGCTGCACATTTTATAATTAGATTGAACAATTCTGCTGTGATTtagagtgcacattgcagacttccaTTTAAGGAGATTTGTAgatatttcagtcacaccatatggacatgacaacacttttttttacatGGCCCCCACCCCATTTCAGGGCAGGATAATGTTAGGGCCTCGGCAATGGCAGGTTTATTAAAGTCGTCATATTTTGGATTTTGTCACATTTTCCTCCCATGCAATGCCTGCTTCAGGACTGTGATTCATAGACCATCACCATGGGCCTCGTAAAAAATGCTGCATACGCCATTTCTTGGTACActttgcaatgtataaaaactaaacttggagtaaagccacagACTTTTTCACGGTAGCCCCCTACCTTGTTTATAcacgtttctgctcagttttccaaactggtggcacccagtgtcaaagcagtgctactgtttctgtggtctgcttttctttttcatatttgcatcaggaaatttatcaaatacaccaaaattaaaaagttaacaTTAAAATTGCTTTCAAagttaattcacttgattgtaatcattctgtaacaatataatagtgcatggAATGCCAAAACTATTACAACTACCAAAGCTGCTTTAGCATTAATAGACATCGCAAAGTAAGAATTAGAAGAACGCGCATATTTagagatgatgacgactggcttcaaAGTCGAtatcgatttccaagagctatcctcttggcgcTGTCTGCTGAACTGCCACCAACTTTACAAAGGCTGTCTTTGAGGAATTctgctctacctgctcctctgCAAGTTCTGTCTactctcgggtttttagccacaggagcttttcaacgtgaactcgCTGGCCTATCGGCTATTTCACTAACATCACCGAgtcgcgccatgccagctgtataggatggtattatctgcttgtcatccagatatgtaggatttccttacactgtggttgaactgcgaAACATCAAAACGCAATTTGCAGGGATGTCCAGTTTTCGGACAATGTTACAGattcgtttgaatgtaattagcaaaatctaaaaacaggtaatcaggtggcagtatttattttttaaccaattcatttcatttatggtCAATattacatagtacagcccttatattccttacttTGTTGGCCACATCTGTTACAGCATCCACTATCAGCATTTTGTGACTCCCGAACAGagtccgtcagcacacagccagatggctgAAGCAGAGTTGTGTGTGCAGCCATCGCACTGGGTCACTTTTTGTTATACTGTCTGAATCAAAATTAACAGAATTTTGGGAACTGTGGCGACTTTCTGATCTTGATCTTTAGAGTGTCTCTGCCATACTGTATCAGTCAGTAACTTActtttcttgcttataccactgcttaagccaacgagatatatttttccttgccttcacttcgCATTTGGTTAAATTCTTTTATTCGTGATTTTGCctttgtcttttaaaaaaacactcaATAGAAGGtgattatttatattgatttttattttaaaatatgtgaaattctgggaggagtccgggtggggctgtaggcgagTGCACAtgcgttaaatttcacgttcattgggatATGTAAAgtggaagtgtgtggaacttgggGGTAAGTACatttttatgtatctggatttttttgtgaataCATGTACGACTCAGTTGAGActtgcaggatcccctcaaggttgctggatatcatggccggcctgtacactgatactgtgagtgctgtgcagagtggaggcagaacctctgtgtttttttcagttgattctggggttcgtaaGCGGTGtttttcttgctcctactctgttccaTGCTTgcttggactgggtgttgggcaaggtcgtggggtccagcagttgTGTGGtatctgttggcaaagaaagattcactgacttGACTTTGCCGACTATGGTGCGTTCTTTACGGATTCAATGGAGGCTCAGATTGTTGCTCTCGAGAGACTAAGCGAGAAgcctgagtgtctggacttgcgagtgtcctggataaaaatcaaaattcaggcctttaatgacctcttcagcacagccatcagcagtgtatctgtctgtggAAGAAGTGtgaagaggtttatttacctcaggcagtgacattcacatctctgatgacttttcctatgaagtcagtagacggattggaagggcatggggggtcatgagatcgctggaaaggggtgtgtgttcctcctgatatctatgcaaaaggacaaaagtccaagtctttagagtcctggtgcttcctgtcttgctatatggttgcgagacttgGATGCTATAcagtgacctaagatgaagactggacttctttggtactgtgtctccacagggaatctttgggtaccgttggattgactttgtgtcgattgagctcatggaatcccaaatgagacaaattacctgcattgtgagggatcatcaattacagcactacagccatgtggcacaattcccagaGGTTCAACCAGTttgcaagatcctcattgttgaggaccggagtggctggaccaggtcaaggggacacccacataacacatggctgcagcagatagaggataATTTCAGGattgtgggactggaccatgtgtatgcctcgggggttgccaaccaggatcctgagctgttttgttgtgtggtggatgcgacacagcgctgtaccagtgcatgctccccaccttgacctgacctgacctgacgcatatttctttttttgtccatacgccatatTTTAGTATGAAATATACGAATggagttatacatgaggccccaggtgcgattcatagacatcaccaggtgctgaggaacTTCTCTGgtaatgctctgccaagcctctaattcATCCATCTTCATCTCCGGCTtgtttcggggggggggggggggggggggggttgtcccCTTaacttttctcttcagcatatggaaggtctGCTCAATTCGGTTAAAATTGCATGACTGGcttagccattcaagaattttccattttgttgctttagaaaactcctgtgttgccttagcagtatgtctggatcattatcttgttgtggAATGAAGCATAATCCAGTGAGTtttgaggcatttactggaacttgagtagATCAAATCTTTCCATAcaactcagaattcattgtgccatcagcagttccgTCATCAATGaaaagaagtgtgccaggacctgtggcggCCATACTTGCCCAAGTCATAACACCCaaagcaccatgtttaacagatgaggtagtCTGCTTTTCATCTTCAACAGTTCTGTTTCatttccacactttgctctcgccatcacAGATTCATGTCCATCTTATTtgcccacaagaccttttcccagaattctgcaggcctCTTTttagtcctttttcacaaactgtaatctgtccATCCAGTTTTTCTGGCTATAGAGTGGTTTGCATTTTGCAGTGTGGCCtcgtatttctgttcatgaagtcttctgctgatagttgtctctgacacatacatctgccccctgaagactgtttttgATCTGTCGGACAGTCATTTGGGGCTTTAACTTTACCACTGTGAGGATTCTCCTTTCATCAGCTGTTGAGGTCCTCCTTGTACTATCAGCTCCAATTCTTATTCAAATCGGTTTTATAGAATTAAACGAAAACCTGGAGCTATCACGAAGCAGCACTaatcattgtgccaccatgctgctccaGATTGTAATTGAAGTAATGGTAAGAATTTCTATAGACAGATAAGCTCATAGTACTTATCCAATGATCTGCTGcacatttgattttaatttttcttctactTTTAATCAGACTCCAGCTTTGATTAATCAAGCTCTTATTTCTCAATTTCTGTGTTTTGGCATCAATGCTGAACTTACAAAATTGTGATTTCTGTGTAATATAAAAGGTGGAAATGCATGTTATACAGAGAGTGGCACTCAAACATAAACATTAACTTGCTTAACTAATAATTCCTGTCCATTTTTTGTGAATTACTTTGAACTTCACATCTTTCACTATTGTGATTGTTTTCACAATTGGCCAAGGTGGGGTGAGGTCATCAAAACATGAAGGGAAGCAGGCCAGAATCCCACCAGCCTTTCCAGAGGAGGTGCACCATAAACCAGCCTAGCTTCCACTTGAGTGACTAGCTGCAGCCTAAAACAGCACAAAATGTGCTTTACTCTTAAAGTTCTAAAACACACTCAAAATGCCCCAGAAGGAAAACAGGCACTGTTAACCCCTGTCTTGTATGGAGCAGGAATTCAAGAAATCTCCATAAATGAGTATttattgaatgaaaaataaaaacacaacaaaagcttcaaaggagaaaaaaagacaCAATCTGTAAGAATATCCAAGTTCTAGAGTAGAAAAGGtcaaatcacaataaaaaagtgAACAATACAAACCGCAGACACCAGAGAATATTCGTAATGAACCGCACTGGACTTCTTCCTTTTTTCCACTTGAAGGGCAGGCTGACGTTTCCCTTTCTTTGAGTTATTTTTGTCACCTGCTGATCAAAAGTCCTTCTTTCTTTCCATGAGTTCATACTAaatcctttatcttc encodes:
- the LOC114662051 gene encoding myoglobin-like isoform X20, with the translated sequence MSACEADYKTVFSFWTPVEADPRCYGEIILLRLFETHPDVQKLFPKFVDLSKEQLQNNPGVQAHGEIVVCKLTEILKSNGKCKEIIKALAESHAKQHKIPLVNFKIISDVIVTVATEKLDGFGPDAQTALKNVLKTFQIELEVFL
- the LOC114662051 gene encoding myoglobin-like isoform X21 — translated: MSACEVDCKTVCSFWAPVEADPKCYGEIVLQRLFETHPDVQKLFPKFVDLSKEQLQNNPGVQAHGEIVVCKLTEILKSNGKCKEIIKALAESHAKQHKIPLVNFKIISDVIVTVATEKLDGFGPDAQTALKNVLKTFQIELEVFL
- the LOC114662051 gene encoding myoglobin-like isoform X22 produces the protein MSACDADCKTVCSFWAPVEADPKCYGEIVLQRLFETHPDVQKLFPKFVDLSKEQLQNNPGVQAHGEIVVCKLTEILKSNGKCKEIIKALAESHAKQHKIPLVNFKIISDVIVTVATEKLDGFGPDAQTALKNVLKTFQIELEVFL